In Sphaeramia orbicularis chromosome 5, fSphaOr1.1, whole genome shotgun sequence, a genomic segment contains:
- the LOC115419663 gene encoding poly(rC)-binding protein 2 isoform X1 — translation MDSGVIEGGLNVTLTIRLLMHGKEVGSIIGKKGESVKKMREESGARINISEGNCPERIITLAGPTTAIFKAFSMIIEKLEEDISSSMTNSTATSKPPVTLRIVVPASQCGSLIGKGGCKIKEIRESTGAQVQVAGDMLPNSTERAITIAGTPQSIIECVKQICVVMLESPPKGVTIPYRPKPSGSPVIFAGGQAYAVQGQHAIPQPDSSSAAISPQLTKLHQLAMQQSPFPIAPSNQGFTGIDASAQTSSHEMTIPNDLIGCIIGRQGAKINEIRQMSGAQIKIANPVDGSTDRQVTITGSPASISLAEYLINARLSSEATGLAAN, via the exons GAAGTCGGAAGTATAATCGGAAAG AAAGGTGAATCTGTGAAGAAGATGAGGGAAGAG AGTGGAGCTCGCATCAACATCTCTGAGGGCAACTGTCCTGAGAGGATCATTACTTTGGCAGGTCCAACCACCGCCATCTTTAAAGCATTCTCCATGATCATTGAAAAGCTGGAAGAG GATATAAGCAGCTCAATGACAAATAGTACAGCCACCAGTAAGCCCCCAGTGACCCTACGCATTGTGGTGCCTGCCAGCCAATGTGGTTCCCTCATTGGGAAAGGTGGCTGCAAAATTAAGGAAATTCGAGAG tcaacCGGTGCTCAGGTACAAGTGGCGGGAGACATGCTCCCCAACTCCACAGAGCGTGCCATCACCATTGCTGGCACTCCTCAGTCTATAATCGAGTGTGTAAAGCAGATCTGTGTGGTCATGCTTGAG tCTCCCCCTAAGGGGGTCACAATCCCCTACCGACCCAAGCCTTCAGGATCCCCGGTCATCTTTGCAGGTGGACAG gCATATGCCGTACAAGGACAGCACGCGATTCCACAACCAGAT TCTTCCTCTGCTGCTATCTCTCCACAGCTCACCAAGCTTCACCAGCTGGCTATGCAGCAGAGTCCCTTCCCCATTGCACCAAGCAACCAGGGATTTACTG GAATAGATGCTTCTGCTCAAACCAGTTCCCATGAGATGACCATTCCAAATGAC CTCATTGGATGCATCATCGGCCGCCAGGGGGCCAAGATCAATGAGATCAGGCAAATGTCAGGTGCCCAGATCAAGATTGCGAATCCAGTCGATGGATCAACTGACCGTCAGGTCACCATCACAGGCTCTCCTGCAAGCATCAGTCTGGCAGAGTACCTCATCAATGCCAG GCTTTCCTCCGAGGCCACAGGACTGGCAGCCAACTGA
- the LOC115419663 gene encoding poly(rC)-binding protein 2 isoform X2 yields the protein MDSGVIEGGLNVTLTIRLLMHGKEVGSIIGKKGESVKKMREESGARINISEGNCPERIITLAGPTTAIFKAFSMIIEKLEEDISSSMTNSTATSKPPVTLRIVVPASQCGSLIGKGGCKIKEIRESTGAQVQVAGDMLPNSTERAITIAGTPQSIIECVKQICVVMLESPPKGVTIPYRPKPSGSPVIFAGGQAYAVQGQHAIPQPDLTKLHQLAMQQSPFPIAPSNQGFTGIDASAQTSSHEMTIPNDLIGCIIGRQGAKINEIRQMSGAQIKIANPVDGSTDRQVTITGSPASISLAEYLINARLSSEATGLAAN from the exons GAAGTCGGAAGTATAATCGGAAAG AAAGGTGAATCTGTGAAGAAGATGAGGGAAGAG AGTGGAGCTCGCATCAACATCTCTGAGGGCAACTGTCCTGAGAGGATCATTACTTTGGCAGGTCCAACCACCGCCATCTTTAAAGCATTCTCCATGATCATTGAAAAGCTGGAAGAG GATATAAGCAGCTCAATGACAAATAGTACAGCCACCAGTAAGCCCCCAGTGACCCTACGCATTGTGGTGCCTGCCAGCCAATGTGGTTCCCTCATTGGGAAAGGTGGCTGCAAAATTAAGGAAATTCGAGAG tcaacCGGTGCTCAGGTACAAGTGGCGGGAGACATGCTCCCCAACTCCACAGAGCGTGCCATCACCATTGCTGGCACTCCTCAGTCTATAATCGAGTGTGTAAAGCAGATCTGTGTGGTCATGCTTGAG tCTCCCCCTAAGGGGGTCACAATCCCCTACCGACCCAAGCCTTCAGGATCCCCGGTCATCTTTGCAGGTGGACAG gCATATGCCGTACAAGGACAGCACGCGATTCCACAACCAGAT CTCACCAAGCTTCACCAGCTGGCTATGCAGCAGAGTCCCTTCCCCATTGCACCAAGCAACCAGGGATTTACTG GAATAGATGCTTCTGCTCAAACCAGTTCCCATGAGATGACCATTCCAAATGAC CTCATTGGATGCATCATCGGCCGCCAGGGGGCCAAGATCAATGAGATCAGGCAAATGTCAGGTGCCCAGATCAAGATTGCGAATCCAGTCGATGGATCAACTGACCGTCAGGTCACCATCACAGGCTCTCCTGCAAGCATCAGTCTGGCAGAGTACCTCATCAATGCCAG GCTTTCCTCCGAGGCCACAGGACTGGCAGCCAACTGA
- the LOC115419663 gene encoding poly(rC)-binding protein 2 isoform X3 yields the protein MDSGVIEGGLNVTLTIRLLMHGKEVGSIIGKKGESVKKMREESGARINISEGNCPERIITLAGPTTAIFKAFSMIIEKLEEDISSSMTNSTATSKPPVTLRIVVPASQCGSLIGKGGCKIKEIRESTGAQVQVAGDMLPNSTERAITIAGTPQSIIECVKQICVVMLESPPKGVTIPYRPKPSGSPVIFAGGQSSSAAISPQLTKLHQLAMQQSPFPIAPSNQGFTGIDASAQTSSHEMTIPNDLIGCIIGRQGAKINEIRQMSGAQIKIANPVDGSTDRQVTITGSPASISLAEYLINARLSSEATGLAAN from the exons GAAGTCGGAAGTATAATCGGAAAG AAAGGTGAATCTGTGAAGAAGATGAGGGAAGAG AGTGGAGCTCGCATCAACATCTCTGAGGGCAACTGTCCTGAGAGGATCATTACTTTGGCAGGTCCAACCACCGCCATCTTTAAAGCATTCTCCATGATCATTGAAAAGCTGGAAGAG GATATAAGCAGCTCAATGACAAATAGTACAGCCACCAGTAAGCCCCCAGTGACCCTACGCATTGTGGTGCCTGCCAGCCAATGTGGTTCCCTCATTGGGAAAGGTGGCTGCAAAATTAAGGAAATTCGAGAG tcaacCGGTGCTCAGGTACAAGTGGCGGGAGACATGCTCCCCAACTCCACAGAGCGTGCCATCACCATTGCTGGCACTCCTCAGTCTATAATCGAGTGTGTAAAGCAGATCTGTGTGGTCATGCTTGAG tCTCCCCCTAAGGGGGTCACAATCCCCTACCGACCCAAGCCTTCAGGATCCCCGGTCATCTTTGCAGGTGGACAG TCTTCCTCTGCTGCTATCTCTCCACAGCTCACCAAGCTTCACCAGCTGGCTATGCAGCAGAGTCCCTTCCCCATTGCACCAAGCAACCAGGGATTTACTG GAATAGATGCTTCTGCTCAAACCAGTTCCCATGAGATGACCATTCCAAATGAC CTCATTGGATGCATCATCGGCCGCCAGGGGGCCAAGATCAATGAGATCAGGCAAATGTCAGGTGCCCAGATCAAGATTGCGAATCCAGTCGATGGATCAACTGACCGTCAGGTCACCATCACAGGCTCTCCTGCAAGCATCAGTCTGGCAGAGTACCTCATCAATGCCAG GCTTTCCTCCGAGGCCACAGGACTGGCAGCCAACTGA